One window of Hymenobacter sp. BRD128 genomic DNA carries:
- a CDS encoding Gfo/Idh/MocA family protein, whose translation MSTETTPRRLFLKQTALAGAGVMLSRVAWSASSYKRILGANDRVRVGVVGFSDRHRGSHIPCFMNHYKELNFEVVGVSDIWKKRRDEGAAIWKEKMQRDVVAYRNNEEMYEKKVVDAVFVSTADFQHALHAIEAVQAGCDVYCEKPFAETMADNRAALKAIKASKQIVQIGSQRRSGANYLAAEQFIKSGKFGPLKMVELTWNVNQPGRWRRPDLVPQLKEADTDWKRYLMNRPAEAFDARKYLEFRLFWPYSSGLPGQWMSHQIDTVHWFTGLPHPRSVVANGGIYMWKDGRKNWDTMTAVFDYGPLDDLANGFQVTFGSRMDNGDEHPAEIYYSNGGELNLNTNTVSPRGGLTQKFAADMKMPAFLLPETSLTQSTEAVAVSANTGGDMLTSNHIRNWMECVRSRKQPHAPVEAGYSHSIATIMTNAAVHTGMKATFDEKTQEVMVGGKVFKY comes from the coding sequence ATGTCCACAGAAACTACTCCCCGGCGTCTATTTCTTAAGCAAACGGCCCTGGCCGGCGCGGGCGTCATGCTCTCGCGGGTAGCCTGGTCGGCTAGCAGCTACAAACGCATACTCGGCGCCAACGACCGGGTGCGCGTGGGCGTGGTAGGCTTTTCGGACCGCCACCGGGGCTCGCACATTCCGTGTTTTATGAACCACTACAAGGAGCTGAACTTTGAAGTAGTGGGCGTGTCGGACATCTGGAAAAAGCGCCGCGACGAAGGCGCGGCTATCTGGAAAGAGAAGATGCAGCGCGACGTGGTAGCCTACCGCAACAACGAGGAGATGTACGAGAAGAAGGTGGTGGATGCCGTTTTTGTGAGCACCGCCGACTTTCAGCACGCGCTGCACGCCATCGAGGCCGTGCAGGCCGGCTGCGACGTGTACTGCGAAAAGCCCTTTGCCGAAACCATGGCCGATAACCGGGCCGCCCTCAAGGCCATCAAGGCCTCGAAGCAGATTGTGCAAATCGGCTCGCAGCGGCGCAGCGGGGCTAACTACCTGGCCGCCGAGCAGTTCATCAAATCGGGCAAGTTTGGCCCCCTCAAAATGGTGGAGCTGACCTGGAACGTGAACCAGCCCGGCCGCTGGCGCCGCCCCGACCTCGTGCCCCAGCTCAAGGAGGCCGACACCGACTGGAAGCGCTACCTGATGAACCGCCCCGCCGAAGCCTTCGACGCGCGCAAGTACCTGGAATTTCGCTTGTTCTGGCCCTACTCGTCGGGCCTGCCGGGGCAGTGGATGAGCCACCAGATTGATACCGTGCACTGGTTTACGGGCCTCCCCCACCCGCGCAGCGTGGTGGCCAACGGCGGCATTTATATGTGGAAAGACGGCCGCAAGAACTGGGATACCATGACGGCGGTCTTCGACTACGGCCCGCTGGATGACCTGGCCAATGGCTTCCAGGTCACGTTTGGCTCGCGCATGGACAATGGCGACGAGCACCCAGCCGAAATCTACTACTCCAACGGCGGCGAGCTGAACCTGAACACCAACACCGTCTCGCCGCGCGGCGGCCTGACCCAAAAATTCGCGGCCGACATGAAAATGCCGGCGTTTTTGCTGCCCGAAACCAGCCTGACCCAGTCCACCGAGGCGGTAGCCGTTTCGGCTAATACGGGTGGCGACATGCTGACTTCCAATCACATCCGCAACTGGATGGAGTGCGTGCGCAGCCGCAAGCAGCCCCACGCCCCGGTCGAGGCCGGCTACAGTCACTCCATTGCCACCATCATGACCAATGCCGCCGTGCACACGGGCATGAAGGCTACCTTCGACGAGAAAACCCAGGAGGTGATGGTGGGCGGTAAAGTGTTTAAATACTAA